Below is a window of Cygnus atratus isolate AKBS03 ecotype Queensland, Australia chromosome 3, CAtr_DNAZoo_HiC_assembly, whole genome shotgun sequence DNA.
GTGCCGACCGGTACCCGAAGTGCTTGGCCAGGTCCTTGCTGATGAACACCTGCGGGGGGGTCAGCGCCCCGGCCCCCGGGCACGGCCCTCCCCGGCACGGCCCCTCCGTGCCCCGGAGGCGCCCCCCGACCCCCGCGGGGCAGCGCCAagccccgcccccagccccgcccccATGCTGACCCCACCCCCGAGCCACACCCCAACCGCGGACCCCGCCCTCCAGCCCCACCCCAGATCcctggccccgccccctcccgtagccccgcccccagccccagcggaCCAATCGCGCCtcgcgggggcggggcgggccgtACCACGTCGCCGTGCGCCAGCAGGGGGAGCAGCTCCTCCCGCGGCTTCTCCACCTCCACCGAGGTGCGGATGCGCTGCGCCGGCGGCAGAGCCCGGTTGTGCTCCTCCACGCGCTGGATCATGCGCAGCTGCTCCGACGCGTTGCGGGCCTGCGGGCGGCACCGGCCACGTGACtgcgccggccccgccccctagggtggccccgccccctcctccTCGCCCCGCCCCCTGCGCCCGGGCCCCGCCCccgggccccgccccgccgcacCTCCCAGTGGATCCAGTGGTACCGATCCAGGTCGACGCGCGCGAAGTCGCGGGCCGTCACGTCGGGCAGGTTCCTGTGGGGCCGGCCGTCAGGCGGGGCCGGGTGCGGCGGGCCCCCCGCGGACAAAGGGCAGCCCCGCGCCTCGACTCTGCCCCGGGCAGAGGTCCCCCTCCGCGGGGCGGGCGGGTGAATGATTAACGGCGCCGCCGTGCCCCGGGGGTGACCTCgagggcagcgcggggccgccAGCCCTTCGCCCGCGGCAGGGCCGTGCCGCCGTCCTGCCGCGCGGGACGCAGTTGGGCGCGATGCCGCCGCCAATCacggcggcagcgggggggtGATTGGGGGGCTGCGGAGCCCGGGGACGATTGGCAGCGATTGTGTGTGCGGAATCACGGGGAATCACCCGGTCAGGCTGCCCTGGCGGCTGTGCGGGGCGCGACACCCTTACGTGTCGTAGAGCACAATGGTCCGGGAGCCGCTGGCGGCGTTGACAACGCAGCAGGCGCATGGCATGTCCCCGCGGGGCTGCCAGGCCACGTGCGTCACGTCCACACCCCGGCGCTGGAAGTCCGCCACGATGAAACTTGGGGGACAGAGAGCAGGGTCAGGGCGGCCACGCACCCGCTGGCGTGCAGGATGGTGCGGGTGCCCCGGCTGGCACTGGTGATGACGACGGAGGTGGGCATGAGGCCGCCGGGCTGCAGCACCGCGTGGCGCACGTCCACGCCGCGGCGCCGCAGGTCTGCCAGGACGAAGCTGCCGGGGCGAGACACGGGGGCCGCTGCAGCGTCACGGcggccccgggacccccccgggccgcggggagccccGACCCCGTCCCCGCACCCACTTACTCGGCAGCGTGCCCGGGGGCCAGCGAGCCCATGAAGGCGCAGGGGGCTCCCAGCAGCGCCAGCACCGTGCACGAGTTGGAGGCGTTCCCGCCCCGCTGCCACCGCTGCGACAGGCACCTGCAaacggcacggctcggctcgggaccgctcggctcggctcgggaCCGCTCAGCTCGGCtcgggcacggcacggctcgggcACGGCTCTGCCACGGCCCGTCCCGGCTCGGCATGGTCGGCGCGGTCCCCGCGGTACCTGGTGTCGGTGTCCTCGGCGGGGTATGCCTCCACCACGCTGATGATGTCCAGGCACACCAGCCCCACGCACAGGATCCGCTTCTtccgccgcggggccgggcccggggtCCCGCAGCGCCGCCGCGCCCGCTGCCATGCTGGGCGCCGCCGGGCTCTGCGCGCTGCGCCGCGCTCCGGGACCGCACCGGCaccgccccggcccccgccccgccccccgccccgccccgccaaTCAGGGCCCGCCGCCGAGCCACGCCCCTCTCCCCGCCGCCAATCAGAGCCCGCAACCCCGCCCAGTCCTCCCGAGAGGGGCGTGGTCCGCAGGAGGGCGGGACCGTTCGGGCCACGCCCCTGTGGCCACGCCCCCAGGGGTGCCCTTGCGCGCGAGTGGCCCGTGCCAGGAGCGCGCGGgaatgccccccccccccccccccccacgcggGTGCGCGGGCACGCGCCACTCGTGTGCCCGGCGGGCACACCTCGTGCACGTGCACACCTCGCACGGGCAGTGCCCGCGTGCACAACTGCCCCCGGCACCTGcacggccccgcggggcgcgggggggcacggggtgggTGCATCGTGGGTGCGGGGTGGGCGCACTGTGGGTGCAAGCTGGGTGCATGGTGGGTGCAGGCCAGGGGCACGTCGGGTGCGTGTCAGGTGCAGGGTGGGTGCATCGTGGGTGCAGGGTGCGTGCAGGTCAGGTGCAGGTTGTTGCAGGCCTGGCGCATGGTGGCGCAGGCCGGGTGCAGGGTGCGTGCGTGACGGGTGCCTGGTGGGTGCTGGCCGGGTGCTGGCCGGGTGCTGCGTGCTGGGCGCAGCTCGGCACGTGCCTCGGGGGAGCGCCGTGGGCAGGTTAATGTGTCACGGGACTGGGTGCAGCGGCCTCGCGGGTAGGGGCAGGCGCAGGAGGGTGCGTGGCACAGGTAGGGGCCGTGCGCGTGGCGGGGCACTGGGCCAGCCCCAGTCAGTGGCCACGTCCCGGGGCTGAGTGTGCGTGTGGGGGCAGTGGCCATgtgtggtggggggggggggtgtgtgtggaggggggtgctgagccctgtcccggccccagcccggcgGTGCAACCTTTGCTCGGGCAGGGCGTGCCGGGCGCAGCaccgtgctgctgcagggcctggcCGGGTGCACGGGCTGCGGGTGGGGGTCCGGGCATGGTGGGGAGCACTGTGGGCACCGGTGGTGCCAGGCGTCCCCAGCCACATCATGCCCAGATGTACCCAGGTGTGCTGAGCCGTGCGGTGTGCGGCCCCGCCCCGTGCTGCGGGaacctctcccttctccccgtggtgctggtgcagcagcCACATGAGGTAGCACCGGGCAGCCCCCTGCCAATgctgtgtgtcccccccccaggcacGGCAGCGGTGCGGGATGGAGCggcagctgcgggagctgcggctgcaggaggagcgCGACTTCCTGCAGTGCGTGGCGCGGGGCTCGAGCGATGCCAGGGCACTGCTGGACGCGGAGCCACCCCCGGGCTGGCCGCACCGTCGGGGCACCGCCATCGTTCCTGAGCCCCTCACCAGCGAcgccctgctccagctgcccgGTAGCCCCCCATCACAGAGGTACCTCAGGAGGGGCAGAGGGGGTGCACgagggccggggctgccccactgctgtccccacgtccctctgtccccagggacCTCAGCCTGATCGCAGAGGCCATGGGACGCAGCGACTTCCTGCGGCGTCTGGGCGAGGGCTGCCCCGAGGCGCTGGCCCAGAGCTTCGTCCCCGTTCAGCACGGCCCCGGGGACACGGTGCTGGCCGAGGGCGACGAGGGCACCGCCATGTACATCGTGGCAGGTGGGAGCGGGCAGGGGGCGCGGGCTGGGGTGTGCACATGCCCGCGGGGGTGTGCGGGCACGCATTTGGGCGTGCTGCACCTGCCGTGGGCACCAGTGCCCTGTGCATGCACGTGTGGGGCTGCGTTGCCCCTTAGCGGTCGCACATACTCCTGCACACCAGCTGCAAGTGCACCCACTGCCGGGGCTGTGACACACACGTGTGTAGGGTGCATGTGCGAGGCCACCTGCGTGCATGTACACATGCCCACACGTGTGTTCGTGCACGCGCGAGGCCGCCTGCTCcgtgctgcctccctgcagagGGGCAGCTGAGCGTGACGCAGCGGGGCCGGCAGCTCCGCACGCTGGGGCCGGGTGATGTCTTCGGGAGCTGGCCATCCTGTACCACTGCAAGCGCACCGCCACCGTGCAGGGTAAGGGCCGAGCCCCCCCgctctgtcccccccccccccccccactcccagCCCCCCCTGACACCCGTTGTGCCCCAGCGCTCAGCCCTGTGCGCCTCTGGGCCATCGACCGGCAGCGGTACCCGCGCCATCACCACCAGCAGCGCCAAGCAGCGGCGGGCCAAGATCCTGGACTCCCTGCGAACGTGAGTGGggcccctgccccctgcccctccgtggtacccccggccccgcggccagCCCTGAGCCTCAAGGCACCATCCCCTCTCATCACCCCTGGCCACAGAGCCACTGTACAGCCCTGGCCTTGTCACTGTCATCAGGCCCATCCCCACCCTGTCTgatccccatcccaccccatcccaccccatcccaccccatcccatcccatcccaccccatcccaccccatcccatcccatcccaccccatcccatcccatcccatcccatcccatcccaccccatcccatcccatcccaccccatcccatcccatcccatcccatcccatcccaccccatcccatcccatcccaccccatcccatcccatcccatcccatcccaccccatcccaccccatcccaccccatcccatcccatcccatcccatcccatcccatcccaccccatcccaccccatcccaccccatcccatcccatcccaccccatcccatcccatcccaccccatcccaccccatcccaccccatcccatcccatcccaccccatcccaccccatcccatcccatcccatcccatcccaccccatcccatcccatcccaccccatcccatcccatcccaccccatcccaccccatcccatccccatcccatcccaccccaccccatcccatcccatcccaccccatcccatcccaccccatcccatccccatcccatcccaccccaccccatcccatccccatcccatcccaccccaccccatcccatcccatcccatcccatcccatcccatcccacccgcAGCCCAGTCCCAGTCcacatccccatcctcatccccaaCCTTGTCACCATCCCTGCTCCTGTCATCATCCTCACACAACCTCagcgccagccccagccctgtcctgccTGTGGCTGCGCTGGGCTCCGGCGCTCAGGGAGGATGCAGGGCTCAGGGCACAGGATGCAGGATGCAGGGTGCAGGGTGAAGGGCTCACGGTGCCGGGCTCAGGGTgcgggcagggctgcagcgGCCCCGGGCCCAGCCACCTCTCGCCGCAGGGTGCACTGGCTGCAGGACCTGTCCAACAGCCACCTCTCCAAGCTGCTCGACGCCATGGAGGAGGTGCGTGCatgggggggcggggagggctGCGGGACCGGGTCCTCTGCCCAGTGCAGCCCCGAGCGCCCCATCCATGCCCACAGTGCTCCTTCGCACCCGGCCACGTCATCATCCGCGAGGGGGACAAGGGGGAGAGCTTCTACATCATCCTGAAGGGCCAGGTGGGTGCAGCGCCGCGGGGCAGGGCCATGTCCCCCGCCCCGCTCAGCCCGGCCCCGCGTCCCCTCACAGGTGCGGGTGAGCCGGCGGGTGGACGggcaggagaagctgctgcGCGTGCTGGGCGCCGGCGAGCACTTCGGGGAGCTCTCGCTGCTGGAGTAGGTGCCCTGGGGCCGCAGGCAGCTCGTCTGCACTCCGTGCGTGTGCCCGCACGCCTGCTCTTGTGCACGTGGAGCTCTCGCACCTGCTCCTCTGCGCACACCCCTCGCCTCCTCCGTGACCACCGGTCTCTCTGTGCAGGAACATCCGCCGGACAGCGACGTGCCAGGCGCAGGGACATGTCACCTGCATCACGGTGGCCAAGGAGTGGGTGTCCCCGTGTCCTGCAGCCCATCCCCGTCGGGGCACGGCCGGGACCTGCCTGCCCCACTGACACCCCGCTCTGCCCACAGAGACTTCCTGGAGATCATCCCCTTCTGCCCCAGGCACGACTCAGACGCGTGAGTATCCGTGGCCCTGCGGGGTCCCCACGTGGGTGCTggctgggtgggtgctgggcACCCGGCAGGGACGGCAGCGGTGACGTGGCGCCAGCAGCGGGTCCTGGACTCTGCCCCGGGAGCACCGCCAGGCCCAGGCACCGTCCTGCTCCTGCCGAGCCCCACGGCACGGCCCTGGCGCGTGCTCACCATGGCCCCATGTGTGGCCCCACGTGAGGTGTCCAGAATCCcagccccccgctccccccccccccaggctggctgaggctgggggcacccctgggtgtccctgtcccatccccccccccacagcAGGGCCgccccagcagggtgcccagccccatgtccaggcagctttgggTGATCTccaaggggggggggtgtcccccCATGGACCTCCCACAGCCCCTTCCTGGCCTCATGCACGGCCCCGGGTCCCTGTGGGGTCCTGCCGCGCCGTGCCCATCCCAGACAGGCTGTGGGGCTCCTGGGCCGCGGGCTGAGCCAGGGCTGCTTCTCCTTGCAGAAACGCGGCTGCGACAGAGGTGCCGGCCCCTGCGGACCCCAGGCGGTCAGTGTGGGACGGGGATGGGGGTGGGCACGGGGATGGGGGTGCAGGTGGGGTAGGCATGGGATTGGGACAGGGGCAGGCGGccgctggtgctggtgctgcagggctgtggttccccccccccacaggggctgggggtccccgAGCCTGCGGCAGCTGACCCCAGCGGTGCGGCTGGAGGACCTGGTGGCCGTGCGCTACGAGGAGGGGCAGAAGCAGGGGCAGCGCGTCGTCCTGGGCACCGGCGGCTTTGGCAGGGTCGAGCTGGTGAGAGCCACGCCTGGCCTGCGGGCACCCCCTGCTGACCCCGTCCCTGTCCCGGTGCCCACGGCCAACCCTGCCCGCAGGTGCGGTGCCGCGAGCAGCTCTTCGCGCTGAAGCGGATCCGCAAGGACTGGGTGGTGCGGacgcagcagcaggagcacgtGCGCACGGAGCGGCGGGTGCTGGCCCAGAGCCACTGCCCCTTTGTCGTGGGGTgagcggggccggcagcgcggGGCTGGGCTCAGCGCCACGCCGAGGCACCACTGACGCTTGCCGCCCGCAGGTTTTTTGGCACCTTCCGGGACAGGCAGCACGTCTACCTGCTGCTGGAGTTCTGCCAGGGCGGCGAGCTGTGGACCAAGCTGCGCGAGGTGTacggggccggggggcacgGGCTTGGGGCGGGCAGGGATGTGCCGTGCTGTGTCGTGatgtgctgtgccgtgccgtgctgcaCTATGCCGTGCTGTCCCTTGCTGTCTCGTGCggtgccgtgctgtgccataCTGTGCCGTGCCACGCCATGCCGTGCTGTGTCGTGCCGTGCCGCACCGCACTGTGCCGAGCACGGAACCCTGCCCTGCAGGCGCTACTTTGAGGAGCCGCTGGCCGTGTTCTGCTCCGCCTGCGTGGTGGAGGGCCTGGAGTACCTGCACAGCCACGGCATCGTCTACCGCGACCTGAAGCCCGAGAACCTCATGCTGGACAAGCAGGGCTACGTCAAGCTGGTACCGGGgcgggctgggggtgctggcacAGTGCTGGTGCCGTGGGGGGGCAGTGCGGGGGGGCAGCAGCGAGGGCGCCGCGGGTCCCTGCGGGCGTGGGGCCGGCTGAGAGCTCCTGCACCGCAGGTGGACTTCGGCTTCGCCAAGGAGCTGGAGCGCGGGGAGAAGACCTACTCCTTCTGCGGGACGCCCGAGTACCTGGCGCCTGAGATGCTGCGCCACGAGGGCCACGACTTCGCGGTCGACTTCTGGATGCTGGGCATCCTCATCTTCGAGATGCTGGTGGGGAGGTGAGCGTGCCCTGGGGCCGAGCCCACCCGCCCCCGCGGCCAGGCCTGACGCCCCCGTGCCCCGCAGGGCCCCCTTCCACAGTGCTGACCCCCAGAAGATCTACAGCCGCATCCTGGACGGcatcttctccttccctgctttccTCAGCGAGGCCGCCTGCTCCCTCATTGCCAAGCTCTGCAGGTCTgtgcggggggggagggggggactGGGGGGACAGCCCTGTGGGTGggggtgccctggggagccccaTCCTGcgccccctgccccatccccggcCCTTTCGCAGGCG
It encodes the following:
- the KHK gene encoding ketohexokinase — encoded protein: MGSLAPGHAADFIVADFQRRGVDVTHVAWQPRGDMPCACCVVNAASGSRTIVLYDTNLPDVTARDFARVDLDRYHWIHWEARNASEQLRMIQRVEEHNRALPPAQRIRTSVEVEKPREELLPLLAHGDVVFISKDLAKHFGYRSAPEALQGLRSRVQPGATLICAWAEEGADAMGPGGELVHADACPPETLVDTLGAGDTFNAAVIFALSGGQSLQDALNFGCRIAGKKCGIQGYDGIV
- the LOC118259033 gene encoding LOW QUALITY PROTEIN: cGMP-dependent protein kinase 1-like (The sequence of the model RefSeq protein was modified relative to this genomic sequence to represent the inferred CDS: inserted 1 base in 1 codon; deleted 1 base in 1 codon), whose translation is MERQLRELRLQEERDFLQCVARGSSDARALLDAEPPPGWPHRRGTAIVPEPLTSDALLQLPGSPPSQRDLSLIAEAMGRSDFLRRLGEGCPEALAQSFVPVQHGPGDTVLAEGDEGTAMYIVAEGQLSVTQRGRQLRTLGPGDVFGXLAILYHCKRTATVQALSPVRLWAIDRQRYRAITTSSAKQRRAKILDSLRTVHWLQDLSNSHLSKLLDAMEECSFAPGHVIIREGDKGESFYIILKGQVRVSRRVDGQEKLLRVLGAGEHFGELSLLENIRRTATCQAQGHVTCITVAKEDFLEIIPFCPRHDSDANAAATEVPAPADPRRGWGSPSLRQLTPAVRLEDLVAVRYEEGQKQGQRVVLGTGGFGRVELVRCREQLFALKRIRKDWVVRTQQQEHVRTERRVLAQSHCPFVVGFFGTFRDRQHVYLLLEFCQGGELWTKLREVRYFEEPLAVFCSACVVEGLEYLHSHGIVYRDLKPENLMLDKQGYVKLVDFGFAKELERGEKTYSFCGTPEYLAPEMLRHEGHDFAVDFWMLGILIFEMLVGRAPFHSADPQKIYSRILDGIFSFPAFLSEAACSLIAKLCRRRPGQRLGNTATGIRGIKKHRWFGTLKWKKLALQQLEAPTLWLIKQGPPYTNFKRFSVDRTPAMDELSGWDEDF